The Candidatus Angelobacter sp. genome window below encodes:
- a CDS encoding TerC family protein — MDWISDPQIWVSLLTLTVLEIILGIDNIVFISILAGKLPSEQQARARQAGLSLALITRILLLCGLAWMVKLTRPLFEVPTLGILDEPHPVSGRDLILLCGGLFLLWKSTHEIHDKLEGEDGSVTSRLAPSFVSVVVQILLLDIVFSLDSVITAVGMARQLAVMIAAVIVALVFMLIFSGRISGFIHKHPTLKMLGLSFLLLIGCALVAEGFHKEIPKGYIYFAMAFSVGVESLNIRLRSKQASKVELHQPYR, encoded by the coding sequence ATGGACTGGATTTCCGATCCGCAAATCTGGGTCAGCCTGCTCACGCTGACGGTGCTCGAAATCATTCTGGGCATTGATAACATCGTGTTCATTTCCATCCTCGCGGGGAAACTGCCGTCGGAACAGCAGGCCAGGGCCCGCCAGGCCGGCTTGAGCCTGGCGCTGATCACGCGCATCCTGTTGCTGTGCGGCCTGGCCTGGATGGTGAAGTTGACCCGGCCGCTGTTTGAAGTGCCCACGTTGGGGATTCTCGACGAGCCGCATCCGGTTTCGGGCCGCGACTTGATCCTGCTTTGCGGCGGGTTGTTCCTGCTGTGGAAAAGCACGCATGAGATTCACGACAAACTGGAGGGCGAAGACGGATCCGTCACGAGCCGCCTGGCGCCGTCCTTTGTAAGCGTCGTCGTCCAGATTCTGCTGCTCGACATCGTGTTCTCGCTCGACTCCGTCATCACGGCCGTTGGGATGGCGCGGCAGCTCGCCGTGATGATCGCCGCGGTCATCGTCGCGCTGGTGTTCATGCTGATCTTTTCCGGGCGCATCAGCGGCTTCATCCACAAACATCCGACGCTGAAGATGCTGGGCCTAAGTTTTCTGCTGCTGATCGGTTGCGCGCTGGTGGCCGAGGGGTTTCACAAAGAAATCCCCAAAGGCTATATCTACTTTGCGATGGCGTTCTCCGTGGGGGTCGAGAGTCTGAACATCCGGCTGCGTTCAAAGCAGGCATCGAAGGTGGAATTGCACCAGCCGTACCGGTAA
- the rpsP gene encoding 30S ribosomal protein S16, translating into MAVRIRMKRIGATNNPVFRIVVADNRSPRDGKFIEEIGTYQPRKKGDNFSLDYERAKYWISKGAQPSDTVASFIRKAAKAAPAAA; encoded by the coding sequence ATGGCAGTGAGAATACGCATGAAGCGAATCGGGGCGACGAACAACCCCGTGTTCCGCATTGTGGTAGCGGACAATCGCAGTCCGCGCGACGGCAAGTTCATCGAAGAAATCGGCACCTATCAGCCGCGCAAGAAGGGTGATAATTTCTCGCTCGATTACGAACGGGCGAAGTACTGGATCAGCAAGGGCGCGCAGCCGAGCGACACGGTGGCCAGCTTTATCCGCAAGGCCGCCAAGGCAGCGCCGGCGGCCGCTTGA
- a CDS encoding KH domain-containing protein, with protein sequence MQAFLEYVVKGLVDRPDAVNITPVERQGMTIYELRMHPTDIGKVIGKQGTTIHAIRSLLQVGAARKGQRCTVEIVEERPEG encoded by the coding sequence ATGCAGGCCTTCCTGGAATACGTCGTCAAAGGCCTGGTGGATCGTCCGGACGCGGTGAACATCACCCCGGTGGAGCGCCAGGGCATGACCATTTACGAGTTGCGCATGCACCCGACCGACATCGGAAAGGTCATCGGCAAACAAGGCACGACGATTCATGCCATCCGGTCGCTGTTGCAGGTGGGCGCGGCCAGGAAAGGGCAGCGCTGCACGGTGGAGATTGTTGAAGAGCGGCCGGAAGGTTGA
- the trmD gene encoding tRNA (guanosine(37)-N1)-methyltransferase TrmD, with product MKIDVLTLFPAMFAGPLDESIIKRARADKLLDLAIHNLRDHTHDRHRTVDDKPFGGGPGMLLKPEPIFEAVDKLAREKTRVILLSPSGRTFTQAIASGLAREEHLLLICGSYEGFDERVREALADDELSIGDYVLTNGGLPAMVIIDAVTRLLPGALGDDESSRDESFSRGLLEYPQYTRPAEFRGMKVPDVLLSGNHAQIEQWRREQSEQRTLERRPDLSDLEAIRGGGPGAPPEK from the coding sequence ATGAAAATTGACGTGCTGACTTTGTTCCCCGCGATGTTTGCGGGGCCGCTCGACGAAAGTATCATCAAACGGGCGCGCGCGGACAAGTTGCTGGATCTGGCGATCCACAACCTGCGGGACCATACGCACGACCGTCATCGCACGGTGGACGACAAACCGTTCGGCGGCGGGCCGGGGATGCTGCTGAAGCCCGAACCGATCTTTGAAGCCGTGGATAAACTGGCGCGGGAAAAGACGCGCGTGATTTTATTATCGCCGTCCGGGCGGACGTTCACCCAGGCGATCGCCAGCGGACTGGCCCGCGAGGAGCACCTGCTCCTGATTTGCGGCAGCTATGAAGGATTTGACGAGCGGGTGCGCGAGGCGCTGGCCGATGACGAATTGTCCATCGGCGATTATGTGCTGACCAACGGCGGGCTGCCGGCGATGGTAATCATCGATGCCGTGACGCGGTTGCTGCCCGGCGCGCTTGGCGACGATGAAAGTTCGCGCGATGAGTCGTTCAGTCGCGGATTGCTGGAATATCCGCAATACACGCGGCCGGCCGAGTTTCGCGGGATGAAAGTGCCGGATGTTTTGCTCTCGGGAAATCACGCGCAGATCGAACAGTGGCGGCGCGAACAATCGGAACAGCGGACGCTCGAACGAAGACCGGACTTGTCCGACCTCGAAGCAATCCGTGGCGGCGGCCCCGGGGCGCCACCCGAGAAGTGA
- the rplS gene encoding 50S ribosomal protein L19, whose protein sequence is MNQAILDKIESEQFRKNPANFGVGDTVRVHTKVVEGDKERIQIFTGVVIGKRGRGLNETFTVRRISYGEGVERVFPFHSPRVDKVEVERRGSVRRAKLTYLRKRIGRGAVAVKEKESATAAPAPAK, encoded by the coding sequence ATGAACCAGGCAATACTCGACAAAATTGAATCGGAACAGTTTCGCAAGAACCCCGCGAATTTCGGGGTGGGCGACACGGTGCGCGTGCATACCAAGGTCGTGGAAGGCGACAAGGAACGGATCCAGATTTTTACCGGCGTGGTGATCGGCAAACGCGGCCGCGGGCTGAATGAGACATTCACCGTCCGGCGCATCAGTTACGGAGAAGGCGTCGAGCGCGTTTTCCCGTTCCATTCGCCGCGTGTGGACAAAGTCGAGGTGGAGCGCAGGGGTTCGGTGCGCCGCGCCAAGCTCACCTATTTGCGCAAACGCATCGGGAGGGGCGCGGTGGCTGTGAAAGAGAAAGAAAGCGCAACGGCCGCGCCGGCCCCGGCAAAGTGA
- a CDS encoding phosphopantothenoylcysteine decarboxylase, whose translation MKCVVTAGPTYEPLDEVRRLTNSSTGRLGTGLANHLAAMGHEVILLRGYYAVHRGEVKSSHVEMFTTATDLRTRLQTLSSQGAGAVFHAAAVSDFTFGAVWERSAESELSRCVGKKISTRKDQLLVELKPTSKIIGELRGWFPQACLVGWKYELDGDRARVIEVAKEQLAANRTNACVVNGAAYGEGFGLVTGAGRSEHLADAPALYGALATLIDS comes from the coding sequence GTGAAGTGCGTGGTGACCGCCGGGCCAACGTATGAGCCGCTGGATGAAGTCCGGCGGCTGACGAATTCTTCCACCGGCAGGCTGGGGACCGGATTAGCGAATCACCTGGCCGCAATGGGGCACGAAGTCATTCTGCTCAGGGGTTACTACGCCGTTCACAGAGGAGAAGTGAAGTCCAGCCACGTCGAGATGTTTACCACCGCCACGGACCTGCGCACGCGGCTCCAGACTCTTTCCAGCCAGGGCGCCGGCGCAGTCTTTCACGCGGCCGCGGTGAGTGATTTCACGTTTGGCGCGGTCTGGGAACGAAGTGCCGAGAGCGAACTGTCCCGTTGCGTCGGCAAGAAAATCTCCACTCGGAAGGACCAATTGCTCGTTGAGTTGAAACCGACATCGAAGATCATCGGCGAACTGCGGGGCTGGTTTCCACAAGCGTGCCTGGTCGGCTGGAAATACGAACTCGACGGCGACCGCGCGCGCGTTATTGAAGTGGCGAAGGAGCAACTCGCGGCCAACCGGACCAACGCCTGCGTCGTCAACGGCGCTGCTTACGGAGAAGGGTTTGGTCTTGTGACCGGCGCCGGGCGATCCGAGCACCTGGCAGACGCGCCGGCCCTCTACGGCGCGCTCGCCACGCTCATCGATTCCTGA
- a CDS encoding cyclic nucleotide-binding domain-containing protein, giving the protein MQPDNDAPGYCIWGVDNVVYGPVNLPTLVNWVRDERVTAGTWIFRQDKAEWHKAQHVGELKMFFQPRSEAGPPTVSAPDGTSLTLKPGALRRVKILAGLSDAQLARFVDFMELQPVRQWTEIVRQGSPGDAMYLVLEGEVRVRMMIADKESILATLAAGEFFGEVALFDHGPRSADVVANRDSLLLKISAGAFQRLTSGAPDLAAPFLFAIGKTLTARIRADNKRHRDSVAFARVTQ; this is encoded by the coding sequence ATGCAACCCGACAACGACGCGCCCGGCTACTGCATCTGGGGCGTTGACAATGTCGTTTATGGACCCGTTAATCTCCCCACGCTGGTGAACTGGGTGCGGGACGAAAGGGTCACCGCCGGCACATGGATTTTCCGCCAGGACAAGGCCGAGTGGCACAAGGCCCAGCACGTCGGCGAATTGAAAATGTTCTTTCAACCGCGCTCGGAGGCCGGCCCGCCCACCGTAAGCGCCCCCGACGGTACTTCCCTCACCCTCAAGCCCGGGGCGTTGCGACGCGTCAAGATCCTTGCCGGACTGAGCGACGCGCAGCTTGCGCGTTTCGTCGATTTTATGGAGCTGCAGCCCGTGCGGCAATGGACAGAGATCGTCCGACAGGGAAGTCCCGGCGACGCGATGTATCTGGTGCTCGAAGGCGAGGTGCGCGTGCGCATGATGATTGCCGACAAGGAGAGCATTCTGGCGACACTGGCGGCCGGTGAATTCTTCGGTGAAGTCGCGCTGTTCGATCACGGTCCGCGCTCAGCCGACGTCGTGGCGAACAGGGATTCCCTCCTCCTTAAAATCTCCGCCGGGGCCTTTCAAAGACTCACCAGTGGAGCGCCCGACCTCGCGGCGCCTTTTCTGTTCGCCATTGGCAAGACATTGACCGCCCGCATTCGTGCCGATAACAAGCGCCATCGTGATTCGGTCGCCTTCGCGAGAGTGACGCAATAG
- the argS gene encoding arginine--tRNA ligase has protein sequence MRFWRGGDSNPRYPVIHQLLQDRIRDAVRLVLPDADTADIEAVLVRPCPDPKFGDYQCNALMSLAKARKLNPRQLANEVLARLDANEWCEKVELAGAGFLNFRLKIPALARALETAAASKHPFVEQTKQPHTVVIDFSSPNVAKPMHVGHIRSTILGDCLSRTLRLLGHHVITDNHIGDWGTQFGMLIVGWKTLLDRAALGREPLAEMERIYKAVQSKCDPEKSGYDAATHEAARAELVKLQNGDTDNLKIWREMIELSQKQFDEIYSRLGVKFDHSFGESFYNDKVKQVYDELTAHSIAVESEGALVVFQNQPEAPANIKGHPFIIRKRDGASNYASTDLATVLYRKEALRADAVLYVVDSRQRDHFDHLFSTAGKWFKATERNLFEPKLIDFGTILGEDNKPLKTRSGENVKLRDLLDEAEERALKIVSEKNPELPEAQQREIARIVGIGAVKYADLLPNRTSDYVFSWDKMLALNGNTAPYLQYAYTRVRSIFRKGGAEQGERGIQNVELKLSALEEIALGKHLLNFGLTLDAVAGEYRPNYLCNYLYELAGHFARFYENCPVLKAAESDRASRLVLCNLTAQVLKEGLGVLGIETTEQM, from the coding sequence GTGCGGTTCTGGCGTGGCGGTGACTCCAATCCGCGTTATCCCGTGATCCATCAATTACTCCAAGACCGGATTCGAGACGCTGTCCGCCTGGTTTTGCCGGATGCGGATACCGCGGATATCGAGGCGGTGCTCGTGCGCCCTTGTCCCGATCCGAAATTTGGCGACTACCAGTGCAACGCGCTGATGTCCCTCGCCAAGGCGCGCAAGCTGAATCCGCGGCAACTTGCGAACGAAGTGCTGGCCAGGCTCGATGCAAATGAGTGGTGCGAGAAAGTGGAATTGGCGGGCGCCGGCTTCCTCAATTTCCGGCTCAAAATCCCCGCGCTGGCACGCGCGTTGGAGACTGCCGCAGCCTCCAAGCATCCCTTTGTTGAACAGACAAAACAACCGCACACCGTTGTCATTGACTTCAGTTCGCCGAACGTCGCCAAGCCGATGCACGTCGGTCATATCCGCTCGACTATCCTCGGTGATTGTCTGTCGCGCACGCTGCGGCTGCTCGGCCATCACGTCATCACCGACAACCACATCGGCGACTGGGGGACGCAGTTCGGCATGTTGATCGTTGGTTGGAAGACATTACTCGACCGCGCCGCGCTCGGACGCGAACCGCTGGCGGAGATGGAGCGGATCTATAAGGCGGTTCAGTCGAAGTGCGACCCGGAAAAATCCGGCTATGATGCCGCGACGCACGAAGCTGCCCGGGCCGAACTGGTCAAACTCCAAAACGGAGACACCGACAATCTGAAAATCTGGCGCGAGATGATCGAGCTCTCGCAAAAACAGTTCGATGAAATCTATTCGCGGCTTGGCGTCAAATTCGATCACTCTTTCGGCGAAAGTTTTTACAACGACAAGGTCAAGCAAGTTTATGACGAACTGACCGCCCACAGTATCGCAGTCGAGAGCGAAGGCGCACTTGTCGTTTTTCAAAATCAACCTGAAGCTCCTGCGAATATCAAAGGACATCCTTTCATCATTCGCAAACGTGATGGCGCTTCCAATTATGCGTCCACCGACCTGGCCACCGTCCTTTACCGGAAGGAGGCGCTCAGGGCCGACGCCGTGCTTTACGTTGTTGATTCGCGGCAGCGGGATCATTTCGACCACCTTTTTTCCACCGCTGGCAAATGGTTCAAGGCGACGGAACGTAATTTGTTCGAGCCAAAATTAATCGACTTCGGGACCATTCTTGGCGAGGACAACAAACCTCTAAAAACGCGGAGCGGCGAAAACGTCAAGTTGCGCGACCTCCTTGACGAAGCCGAGGAGCGAGCTCTCAAAATCGTTTCGGAGAAAAATCCGGAATTGCCGGAAGCGCAGCAACGCGAGATAGCACGCATTGTCGGCATCGGCGCGGTCAAATACGCTGATCTGTTGCCCAACCGGACCAGCGATTACGTGTTCAGTTGGGACAAGATGCTCGCGTTGAACGGCAACACCGCGCCGTATTTGCAATACGCTTATACGCGCGTCAGAAGCATTTTCCGCAAGGGCGGCGCAGAGCAGGGCGAGCGTGGAATACAAAATGTGGAATTGAAACTGTCCGCGCTCGAAGAAATCGCGCTCGGCAAGCATCTGCTGAATTTCGGCCTGACACTGGATGCGGTCGCCGGGGAATATCGTCCCAACTACCTGTGCAATTATCTCTACGAACTGGCCGGACATTTCGCGCGCTTCTACGAAAACTGCCCGGTCCTCAAGGCTGCCGAGTCCGACCGCGCCAGCCGTCTGGTTTTGTGCAATCTGACCGCCCAGGTGCTGAAAGAAGGTCTCGGCGTGCTCGGCATTGAAACCACTGAACAGATGTGA
- a CDS encoding PTS sugar transporter subunit IIA, producing MNLGDILSPAQIISEMQASNRWEAIDELINNLVQTGKIKPENRDPIAAVVKKRETSMSTGIGFGIGIPHASTDLIYEVVGAFGRSKKGVNFDALDNQPVRLVMLFLVPQGQFQKHLHTLANIAKLLHKTEFRQSLEEAPDADTMYRIVKEQSGGATGTAR from the coding sequence ATGAACCTGGGCGACATCCTCAGTCCGGCGCAAATCATTTCGGAAATGCAGGCCTCCAACCGTTGGGAAGCCATCGATGAGTTGATCAACAATCTCGTTCAGACCGGGAAAATCAAGCCGGAAAACCGCGACCCGATCGCCGCCGTCGTCAAAAAACGCGAGACATCCATGAGCACCGGCATCGGGTTCGGCATCGGAATCCCGCATGCGTCCACAGATTTGATCTACGAAGTGGTCGGCGCATTTGGCCGCTCGAAGAAAGGCGTCAACTTCGACGCGCTTGACAACCAGCCGGTCAGGCTCGTCATGCTTTTTTTGGTTCCCCAGGGCCAGTTCCAGAAGCACCTCCACACCCTCGCCAACATCGCCAAGCTCCTTCATAAAACCGAGTTTCGCCAGTCACTCGAAGAAGCGCCCGACGCCGATACCATGTATCGCATTGTTAAAGAACAATCGGGTGGCGCCACGGGCACCGCCCGGTGA
- a CDS encoding 2-hydroxyacid dehydrogenase — translation MLDAAFYDTKPYDRQYFEHGRNEGGIHWRFYDFRLRAETATTAKGARAVCVFVNDCLDRPCLEGLVESGVKHIALRCAGFNNLDLPAAKALGLAVTRVPAYSPHAVAEHAVALLLALNRKIHRAYNRVREHNFSLNGLVGFDICGKTVGIIGTGKIGKVAAEIFRGFGARVLAHDPFPAPEWAGRHGVEYTEFNALLTACDILSLHAPLSTQTHHLLNSETLSRMKRGAFLVNTSRGKLIDTAALLDSLKRGHLGGVALDVYEEEEGIFFEDLSDQVLEDDELSRLLTFPNVLITAHQAFLTHEALTQIALVTTKNILKFNVSEPFLEGTQL, via the coding sequence ATGCTTGACGCCGCATTCTACGACACGAAACCGTACGACCGGCAGTATTTCGAACACGGCCGGAACGAGGGCGGCATCCACTGGCGGTTCTACGACTTTCGCCTGCGCGCCGAAACTGCGACCACGGCAAAAGGCGCACGCGCAGTCTGTGTGTTCGTAAACGACTGCCTGGATCGGCCGTGTCTGGAGGGCCTCGTTGAATCGGGAGTCAAGCACATCGCGCTCCGGTGCGCGGGGTTCAACAACCTTGATTTGCCGGCGGCGAAGGCGCTGGGGCTCGCGGTGACGCGCGTTCCGGCCTATTCGCCACACGCTGTCGCGGAACACGCGGTGGCACTGCTGCTCGCGCTGAACCGCAAAATCCATCGGGCGTACAACCGCGTCCGCGAGCATAATTTTTCGCTCAACGGGCTTGTCGGTTTTGACATCTGCGGCAAGACGGTGGGGATCATCGGGACCGGCAAAATCGGCAAAGTCGCGGCCGAAATATTCCGTGGTTTTGGGGCGCGCGTTCTCGCCCACGACCCGTTTCCCGCGCCGGAGTGGGCCGGACGGCACGGCGTCGAATATACGGAATTCAACGCGCTGCTCACCGCGTGTGACATCCTTTCGCTGCACGCGCCCCTTTCAACCCAGACCCATCATCTGCTGAACTCCGAAACGCTCTCCCGGATGAAACGCGGCGCCTTCCTCGTCAACACCAGTCGAGGAAAGCTCATTGACACCGCGGCGTTGCTCGATTCGTTGAAGCGGGGGCATCTGGGCGGCGTGGCGCTGGACGTGTACGAGGAGGAAGAAGGCATTTTCTTCGAAGACCTCTCCGACCAGGTGCTCGAAGACGACGAACTTTCCCGATTGCTGACCTTCCCCAACGTGTTGATCACGGCGCACCAGGCGTTCCTGACGCACGAAGCCCTCACGCAGATTGCCTTGGTTACTACAAAAAACATCTTGAAATTCAACGTCAGCGAACCCTTTTTGGAGGGCACCCAGCTTTGA
- the rplU gene encoding 50S ribosomal protein L21 — protein sequence MYAVLETGGKQYRVTAGDTLEIERLTAEVGQPFTFDRVLLVNNDGKVAIGSPTVAQAAVVADVVAHKRGEKKIAFKMKRRKGYHKTIGHRQELTVVKIKEIKS from the coding sequence ATGTACGCAGTATTGGAAACGGGTGGAAAACAGTACCGGGTTACGGCAGGTGACACGCTCGAAATCGAACGATTGACGGCCGAGGTCGGGCAGCCGTTTACCTTCGATCGCGTATTGCTGGTCAACAATGATGGTAAGGTGGCGATCGGTTCGCCGACTGTTGCGCAGGCCGCCGTTGTGGCCGATGTGGTGGCGCACAAACGCGGCGAAAAGAAAATCGCGTTTAAGATGAAACGCCGCAAAGGCTACCACAAGACCATCGGGCATCGCCAGGAACTGACGGTCGTGAAGATCAAGGAAATCAAATCTTAA
- the rpmA gene encoding 50S ribosomal protein L27: MAHKKGGGSVHNGRDSVSKRLGVKRFGGETVTAGSILVRQRGTKFIAGKNVGTGRDWTLFALIDGKVLFDKDSKRINVLPAAASAAN, from the coding sequence ATGGCACACAAGAAAGGCGGCGGCAGCGTTCATAACGGGCGGGACAGCGTCAGCAAACGTCTCGGTGTAAAACGATTTGGGGGCGAAACCGTCACTGCAGGCAGCATCCTCGTCCGCCAGCGCGGAACCAAGTTCATCGCCGGCAAAAACGTCGGGACCGGCCGGGACTGGACCTTGTTTGCTTTGATCGATGGCAAGGTGTTGTTCGACAAGGACAGCAAGCGAATCAACGTGCTGCCGGCTGCTGCGTCGGCCGCGAATTAG